Below is a genomic region from Asterias amurensis chromosome 4, ASM3211899v1.
ATCCACTTTGTACATCGTGGACCCCAGGGCTGAATTTTCCAGGCGATCAACATGGCTGCCAAGTGTTAACGTGATTAAAACTACCAAAGTTCATGACATAAGCTgagtccctctctctctctctaaaagCCAGCAGGAGGCTTTATACAAACAGTGCCCAATGTCTTGATACTGTTtatcaacatttgttttctcaTCCTTTTAAAAAGGATGAgaataaaaatgttgataaaCAGTATCAACATAAAATTATTGTCTTGTTGGTGTTGCTTTTACAAAAATTGTCATAACTGTATGGATTTAACATTAACATTGTTGAATGATACAATAGGCCATATAATGTCTACATCGGTTTTCATGTTAAAATTACGATTTAAACCATGATATCTTGCAGACAACTTGGGTAAGCTTCACTCCAAGCTCCATTTTTACATGTGACCATGCTTGGTCCAATCAACTGGTAGCCCTGTAGACACTTGAAATATTGTATGTTaccatgacctctacttccatTGGTTTGTGAATTTGATGGGGATTCACCTACTTCGCAATCAGCTGAAACAAAATGGAAACGAATTTACTACtaaaacatacttttttctTATACAAAAAGAAGAGTCAGGGAACAGGaacaatacagaattggtatGAAAAAAACTCGTTTAAGATAACAGATTTGCATAAAACTTATACCGTCTAATGAGATGAAGTATTTCTGTCTTAAACCAATTTCCCGTgtggagtttatcgctctgccaacgttttactcatttaaaaacaaattgatgtcatgcaaaatgtgttatcggttttcactattttctcgtgacccagatggccgatcgatctcaaacttctcaaacttctacaggtttgtcagattATGTATGATGGTGGATTTTATAAAGTAAGCAAaagtttgttagcaaaaaaagaaaaaaacaaaaaaacagttctgTTGTGTTCCTCTaaataacaatttttaaaaagcattGCGATTTTACTGAATAATCTCTAAGACTCATCGGTAGAATTTGCATAAAtggcaagaaaacaaaatacgtGATTTACATGAAAATAATCTCATCCAGGCActatgtttttcaaaatttactcaGAAACTTTTTAGGGGCTTACCGAAACAAGATGGCGTCTCGTGGTTCCATTGTCCATCCATACATGTGACTGCTCTAGCGCCTACCAAGCTGTAACCATGGTTACATTGAAAGTGAGCTACACTTCCATATTTGCCTTGTTTAGTGGAGACATCACCGTTAGCAGGGGCTTCTAGAGAATCACAATCAGCTGTTGAAATAATAAATATCAAGagttaatagatggaaatttgcatcggggataacgaatattaattttggttttacccattttaaaggaacacgttgccttggatcggtcgagttggtctttgaaaagcgttttttgaccgtttattataaaatgcatatggttagaaagatgatgtaaaagtagaatacaatgatctacacaaatatgcctcgaaattgtacggttttccttttacctcgtccaataacacggtcggccatttataggagtcaaaattttgacccccataaatggccgaccgtgatagttcgcgacgtaaaaagaaaaccgtgcaattttgagagatacttgtgtggatcattatattctacttttaaaacatctttctaaccatatacatttcataacaaacggtttcaaacgctttttatagaccaactcgtccgatccaagacaatgtgttcctttaaggtaagacactgctctagaatcatAATgatcttgggttcgaatcccacccgagtaatattatgcctgtgattttgttcgcAGAGCTCGGTAAAGTACTGAcccagtgctaacacacatcggtgtgtgtttgggtaaaaaccaaaattgaaatTGTAACTAAATCTCTCATAGCACCCCTCATCAAGATTAGCGTCTCACAATTTGTTGAGGATTTGTCATGGTTTGTACGGAGCTCTGGAAGTGCCATCCGACATGTTGGGATCCTGACATAATTATCTCCGGATGACAACATCCTAAACGAAAATAAGTCGACATACCGAGATAATTATGTCGGGATGTCGACATCCCAAAAAAGGGATGACGTCTTCCTGTGCgatatttaaaaatatactCCACTCTATAAGAAAAGTTGAAGAGGAGATGGGACAAATTTAGGCTTCTAGGAAATGAACCTGGCACACCTGTTCTAAAGTGGTTCGAAGacgaactacgttacttcagagggagccgtttctcacaatgttttatactatacagCTCTCCtgtgcttgttaccaagtaagtttttatgcgaacatttatttatgtaccaatagtatccagtgcctttaagataatgACTTACCAATGCACTTCGGTACAGGCAGAGACCATTCTCCACTGCTCTGGCATACAGACACGGGGGAACCAACCCTTTCAAATCCGTCGGGACACTCAAAATATACTTTGCTTCCAGTTGAAAATACAGACGGCCCCTGTCTCATTCCTCCCACTGGCATCCCCGGGTCTGGACATTCCACTGAAAACAAACAAGTGTTTGGTTTATTTTACACTCCCCTTTTaacttaaaatatatatatataaaaataccccttaaaaacacaaaaacacacgcaacaaacaaacaaacaaacaaacaaatgaacaaacaaagaaaGTATTCGtaaaatatatgtttttgtttaccttgtGATCAACACAACTGTTACACTTGCACCACGGTCAAGACATTAGTAAAAACAGCATTACGTAATAAAAAGAGACTCCATAAAGTGACAAGTAAACGCCTGAAACAGATCCGTGATTCTGTCTACATCTGTAAAGGCACAGGAAATTAAGTTGATCTGTCTGCCATCTTGAAATCTCCACTTCGCTGCTTATGTTAAACTTAGTTAccagttcatgtttgttgtgttgtcatttagtcttcgagaaagagtCTGCTaggggtcgaaacgtcaggtcattaactattttttgcatcttGAAACCATCTGAAAAAGTGTACTCACCGTTTCCTTCTACGAACGCAGAGGCCAAACACAAAGCCACAAACACGACCATAGCAGTACCCAACATTGCTCTCCGACTGATGTTTGTTAATTAAAAACCgaatcttaaaaaaacaaaactgtagcttaaaaaaattacactttACTGGTTAGAAACTTATACGTGACTTGTGGATTGAATGGACGTCTTCAAAGACGTCATGGGCCGATGGTCTTGTGTAAGAATGGAGGAAGGAAACGAGGTGGTACCAACCCCCTTTTATTTGATCTGCATTGTTATAGGTTGTCGTGTAGGTTGTCTCCAACCTTGCCATGGATTGGTGTACAATAGAGATGTTTGAGTTATGGATTAGTCAAATCGCGTATACAAGATGGTTTTGCAAACGTCATCCAAATGTTTCCCCGACTCTTTCAAACGGACAATAAGAATATGTACTGTTACATTGGTTGTGCTGCTCTGtttgaacatggaggtagatttgtctacctccatggtttgaagAGGTACAGGAAAAATATTCAGTGTTCGATCCTCACTACATGGCGCAATTTTATACAGCTAGCTGTTCAGCAGATAATTCTGCTTAGTAAAAATATGTTGTGCTAAGCACGAGTTGAGTAGGTACCAGTCGTAGCAGTATAAGCTGTATAATTGTAGTATTTTGGCTACTAAGCAATTTATATGGATTTGTTTCATGTCAAATAAATGTAAATCTATTATCGCAGCTTGGATGTGTAATGTATTTGTGTAGAGCTCTCGTAAgataaggcactggacacgtttggtaaactgtcaatgaccagtattctcacttagtgtatcccaaaataacGAACCCGTGAACATTTGGGCTAATTTGGTCATCGAATgtgtaagaaaataatgaaaaaaggcttcagctgaagtctttctcaaaaactatgttacttcagagggagccgtttctcacaaggttttatactatggACAGCCCTccaattgctcattaccaattaagtttgtatgctaacaattatgtttagTAGTTACCAGtttgtcaagtgcctttaaaacataacaataataaacgtAGCTAGAAATTATCTTGgtaattttacaatttatttcCAATTTCTACGACTAAGCAATTAACAGTTTCAACTTTCTTTTTatagaatttattttaaatttaatgatattttatgtaacaagtttttatataaTAATCAATGTCTGACACATATACACTGACAAATTCCTTATTGGCAATATGCAAGGATCATAATTACAGACTTAACAATTATATCAAAACCTGTCATTGCACGCTCTGctcaaaaataatttacatCTTATATACATCAAACATCCTAGAGCAATTTTCTTGGCAACTAGTCAACactacataattttgtttaattcacCATAACTGCATTTGTGTCGATTTAGATTGAATACTGCAGAGACACAGAGAGAGAAATTCcacaaaataatgttctgtGTAGTAATCAGAGGTCGATTTCAAAAAAAGTTATGACTATAGTCCTAGGACatatcaaaaacgtatagctagtcctaagctaggacgagtaactcgtcctacatgtaactcgagataagactagtcttaactcgttGTGAAATAGACCCCTCTGGACAACTATCCATCCACTGCGCCATTGCATTTCCACATAGAGATATTGAAAACTTTTGCATGTAAGTTAACaagaaatttttttcattttagtttcccttgtggagTTCTTGGTTACTATCtttcacaaaaatgtacaaacataATTCCTTGCATATTTGATTTGCACAAAtaacatgtgtgtatctacttgttgGGTGGAttcttttcttttgagaactggggtcgatttcacaaagagttaggactagtcttatttcgagttaggaccagttgctagtcctaactctttgtgaaatcgaccactggTCTTGCTATTGGTATTCTAACACTGCTGAGTAGATATACAATACACATGGTgtttaccacaaaccaaatatacattaaaaCCTCGCCATGCAATGACTCGAATCCCATATCATTCCATGccttgaaaaaaacccacacaaaaaCCAGGATAATGTAACAGCTTCAATCACTTTTCCATCAGGTGAACAGTAGACAGGAATTATTagcattgtttgtttatttagttatttattgtGGTGGGGGAAGGGGCAGGGGGATATATAAAGAAAACGTACATGGCACTGCACTGCCTGTGGCACAGCCACACATATGGGAGAGGGAGTGGAGTCTGGAATTTGAAGGCCCAATTTAAGCTGTTTTGTGCACCATTCTTGCGCTTTGCTAGTTGCACAGTTACTAAGCGGACAATCAACCCCTCAATTAAAAGGATTAAGCTTTTAtgaataaagcaaaacaaaactttcGACTAAATGTCACACCCTCTCAGCAGGCTTGTTGTTAACCCATTTATCTCCTTTACCAAAACATCTCTTGTACAACCAACCACAGGTCTACTTTCAGGAGAACCAATTAAAGTGTTGACTCTACACTGAAACCTCTGATCCCCTATATAAATAGactctcttcagtctcctgacgatgactagagcaagctagttgaaacgttgatACCTATTAAGAACTAACTCTGTGGTAGTGCAGTTATTAACAatctaaagtagtagtcccagccgattttctaccttcaacacaggtagtagttaaaaagcaggacagttcttttcagaactgagaagtctcccgaaaaaagaaaaaaaaatctactctgcagtagtagaatataattatagcaagacagttctctaaagaacaaactctacctggcaagtagatacacacatggtgttactgcaaaccaaatatatatctcctgtaaatgtataaatatttgttaCCACTGGTTTGTTGGTAACAACAGTGCATCATAATAAAAATGAGTTGAACTTTGAATAGGGCTGCAACATATCACTTGAAAACATAAATGCGTATTAAAAGAAGACAAAGGTAGAAACAATGAGGCAATTATTGTCCGATTAATTTACACAGCTATCCCATCTATCAAGTAAAAAAGTATACTAATAAAGCGTTCAGTATTTTCTTGATGATGCATTGTCACTTAAATATCTTGTGTTACACGACCAACACAAGTGACTGTAACATGCAACAAGCCTTCGGGTGTAATACATGCAACCTATGTCACAGTCAGAGGAAATAGAGGCCTAACAGGTTGATTGATTGGATAAATTTCATGACTCTTtaacgtttttttcttttaacataAGTAGTGGAATATAATATAATTCATTTTTCTAAATTCAGTTTCAAATTCATTATATATGAAACATAGGGAATAAATGTAGATATCTAATACTTTCAAGTTGTTTATAACATTTATTATTTGACAGTTCAAAGATATATGGCAACAATTTACCTCGGAGTTTTGATGGTCTATCTTAATAAATGAACTCATTCTGACTACTGATATTTGTCAGAACAACACTCTAGAATTTTTACCTTGTGGCTGTTACAAAGTCCTGCAAGAAGTACATAGTTTGGCGAAATACCTTGTGCACAGATAAATAGAAACAATATCAAACCTGATAACTTCAGACATGAACAACTAACATATAATAATGTATCACTCATTGTATAatttggtttggggtaacaccGTAGACTGgctagattatgttcttttgagaacttgtcttgctttattctactactgcggagtagatttttgttgacattttggAGACTTTCCAgttagcaggacagttcttttcagaaccgagaagtctcccgaattccccCAAATCTACTCCGCAATAGTAGAATACATAGCAAGacaacaagttctcaaaagaacataatctacccaaaAAATATATTGCTTATTAATTGTgcattgctaagcaaaagtcaATTAGAGCAACTTAAATACAGtacaaaaaccttttttttaactttttatttattgattcatttgtctttttttttgttactgATGATGGTCAGCAGGCCTGACTTTCACACAATTACATTTGAATGCTGCAACTGTTGTCTGAACTTATGGTCTGCCTGCCTTTCTATCATGTGAGAATTCCTTTAATTCTGCATAAAGTAACTACTACACCAATCGACTTGGTACTATTTGACCGATTTCATGACTTTGCACTGAAGAAGCAGGTTTACCTATTATCTATCAATTCAGTTGACAATATGCATTAACTGGCAGTTGCCAAATAAGGGCATTGTCAGCAGGTTACTTGTTATGATACTAAACCAAGCACTCATACACTTGCACATGCTTTAACTGGCAGTCTGTTTTTAAATACTACAAAGAAAAGCTAAATATATCCATGTGCATCTGGCCTGTTTTCTGTTAAACAGTGCCAAGCAAAACATTCGAGTTTAGCAGATTCTACGACATGAAGAAGCTACACGTGCCAGCTAAACTTTCAAAGAAAATATGTCGGATCTACCTTACAGTCAGTCTGCTTAATAGCTTAACAAAACCATGAGTTCAGTTTCTTCTGAGCAAAATCTgtgaaatgggagacttttgggcaGTCCTTTTTAACAGTTCTCGCCAGTAGTGCCCAGCTTAAACCTACACGAGCAATACTGAGAATTTGCGCGCATGCTCAGAGCCACAAAAAAGGACTGTAAAGTCTAAGTCACACTACAGCTATAACGGAAACGATAACAagcacgacgcaaagagaacgcatccGTACTATTGGTCGAATGAGCGTGTGCGAATTCTGCGTGGAAcagttcaaccaatagaatgtgttctctttcgttatcgctgcagtgtgactcagcctttaTGTCTGACTCAAATGTCTCCCACTGGAGCTTGCTTGAAACCTTCTTCATTCGTGAATCTCATTAATTAGGTTATCCAACCTGGGTTCGAACATAGAGCCAGGAGATGGAGAGGATGCATGTGAGGTTGGAGATTGTGGTGCTGGGTCCGATGATCCCAACTTGAGCTCTCTATAACACGGCCTGCAAACAGCCACGGGACGCTCATAGAAATGGCCTGGCAGGAACGTTTGCTTGTCAATACATCTGATACAGAATACTTCACCACACTTCCAGCAATGATACTGCagattatataaaaacaaaataatgagacAATCAGGTAACGGTAAAATACAACAATGGCACAAGAACAAATATCAccttgcaaaaacaaaacacacaacagcaaaaaacaaaacaaaacaactacacagacagacaaacaaggTTGAACATAAAATAGCCTCATTTAAAAAGATTAATTACTAAGTTGGATGATTTGCAAACATTATACAAGCAAATCCTACACAGTCAGGTTTCAACTTTTTGTTCTTGCATAGTCGCAGAATATATAATAATTTCACTCACTGAGTCTCAAGACTCATGAAATCGAAGAGTCCAGATTTCTGCAACAGTGCACTCAAATGCGTccaatatttgtatatcaattccccaaggcactggacacctttgttagttgtcaaagaccagggtatcccaacatatgagagaataatgaaagaaaaaacacccttattgcacaaatgtgtgtgctttcagatgcctaatgaaAGGCTATCAGGCCTgccgtcttttaatatttgaacgagaaattacctctttctcaaaaactttgttacttctgagggagccgttttacacaatgttttatactatcaacagctctccattgctcgttaccaagtaaggttttatgctaacaattattttgagtaattactaatagtgtccagtgcctttaactagaAGGTCAACTGTGTCCTCACCTTCCGACTGAAGTGATCAAAAGGAGTTGAGCACACACATTGACGTATATTCCTGAAGCCCCTCCAGTGGAGGCTGACTGACTCCACTGCCTCAGCAAGAAGCGACGCTGACATGATTTCTCCACTGTCTTCCCTCCTTATCACCAAGGGCTTACTCGAGGAGTTGAGGTCTCTGCCTTCTTGCCGGTGATCTTTCATTGCACTTTGATTATTTTCAAGAGTTTTGTTATCGGGCTGGTCTGTGGTGTCGATTTCCTTCTCAGACTCTTGAGAATCGGAACTGCTCTCGAGTGAATTGATTTCTGGTAATGACGAAGCTTTGCCATCCATTATGTCGGAGGcgtcatcctcatcctcatcttTGATACCAAGCACCTCCTTTAAATTTGTGACTttctaaatattgaaaaacaaaacaaaaacaacttgatTAGATCTTTTTGAGACAATATGTTTTTACACAGTGATTCCAAGAAAAgtcccttaaagggaaggtatgcaTTGTGTGATCGAtctttgaaaaaatggcaataaaaacctttggtgAGAAGCCCAAGTTTGATAGCGTAGAAGGATTGCAATACGTGTCATCGACCGCCGTCTTTGATGTATCAACAAGGGAAAGTGCACGCGCACACACaagcacttttccattgttaatACATCAAAATGCCGGtcgatgacgcgtattgcaatccaCTTATAGAGCATTTTGAAAACATAATGAAATGTGGTTACGTAAACAAATAACAGTGTTTATGCCCTAAGTTTTAGACTGAGAGAGTTTTCCTATTAGGAATTGGATTATCATTCCTGCGTAGACATTGCTTCAGGTTtttgggcgatatctcaaaaacaagaCCACATTTTGAATCAGTtaaaccctagcagagtctgtctcgaaggctaaatgacaacacaacaaacatgaacatggTTAgtaagtgtaacataagcagtgaagtggaaatacatgaatagagagagagagagtcagaaATAACACAGAAAAgagcaaggggtaaacaatggATAGGGAGAAAAAGGGGGAGGGGTAATCAGTTTGCAACATTCTATTTTTTCTGTaattgtgtacatctacatttacaaAGGTGTGGATTAAAATAATCAAGTTACAAAAAAAGGGTTTAAAAGTCAAAAtcgacccaatttcataaagacaatattgcttaacaattttctgctaagtacAGAAGTAGggatgagcaggataccagtcacattcAGTACATGTTGAatggtagtttggttggtaaccttattctggtaagcataattttcttaTGCATATCTACTTGCtgtgcttaatcagctctaGTCAAAATCACAACTTGTTATTACAACTCACATCTTCAAGGAACTTGACGTGGTCAGACAGAGATGAGCTGTGGTCCTTCATGGCATTCAGGATATCAGCAATAGGCTCTCTTGGATGTACTCCATTGTCATAGCGATTGTACATACCTCTCCAAAACCTTAACATCAAAACAGagttaatagatgttaaatttgcatcaattaaaagtttaaaacaactgtttatgatttttttttttagcgaaAATACAATTATCAAATAATGAGCATAAACACATAAAATCAAACTTTTTGATGTAATGTACTCTTTCTTCCGACAAAATGTACACGAAGAGTAGGGCAACTAGTGATTGCTTggtcgagtcgcgactactgctttttaactactcgGTTAATCGTGCCGCCACACCTACTTCAAAAATAGCTGCGActacctgcttggtgaaccaattgtgttaCTCAAgactattcacgacaacataatttacttggaaacacaatcagacatcactgacacaatccttcaatccatTCAGCAtgaattttactatattgcGCTTGCAGCAAACAATATGCCACAATGCATCTTAGGAATTTAAAATTAGCCGCGACTACTGTCAAAGTCGTGACTGTTTGAGGGCATGACGAccagtcgagtagtaaattttacCAGGCttacttgctctatggtcactAAGTGTCTTTCTTAGTTCATAGCTATAcagtatcaatgcgctttacattagtgccctggtcatagggccaataacaccccttttaatgtttctcagctccctcgggagtatacagccctgagctgccgtggcactccgatggctttttcatacacaatatcaacctctacccatttatacactgggtgatgagaagcaagcATATTAAAGTATCttgtgtcacgaccaggattcaaacccacactcgggtgacttagcaccagaacttgaccATGACACTCTACTAAAAACAAAGGGAAGCATCAAGTTTTTTTACACCACCAGGAAGGAAGTAAACAGAGAGTCTTGAAGATCTCACCTGAACATCTGTGGAGAGAGATTGGGCTTCAAGATGCCTCCAGTGGTTGGGGAATTGGACTTGTAGAGTGGATTATAGTAATCTGCCATCCTACCCTGCATGTAAGCCCATAGGGAATATGTCCTATCTGTAATCCTGAAATACCAATATACAAACAATGGCATTAATGATGgttgatagatagatagatagagaGTTTAGTTTATTACTTTTAAACCAGTAGCTAATGGGCAACATTAAAATTTATACCCCAAAAATGTACATAAAGAAAATATAGTTTTTCAACATTGAAAGCTATATTCAAAAGATTCAAAATGACACAAATAAACTActaacaaaacacacaaacgaAAGCATCAACcaatactcaaaataagtattagcataaaacctttcttggtaacgagtaatggggagaggttgatattataaaatgttgtgagaaacggctccctctgaagtaatgtagtttccaagaaagaagtaattttccacgagtttgatttcaagacctcagatttacaatctgagttctcaaaatcaagcatctgaaagcacacaactttgtgtgacaagggtgtttttttttctttcattattattttgcaacttcgacgaccgattgaactaaaattttcacaggtttgttattttatgcatatattgagatacaccaagtgaaaggctagtctttgacaatctattagtgttcagtgtctttaaacaaaataaggaaTAGGACTGTTTTTAAAGCGAGAGGTCCTGGTGCACAGCTGGGACACATTATTGCCACTATGCAGATTGTGAGAATGACTTTCATAGTTCATAGGATTTGATTCTTGTATCGTCACACCTCTCTGCTGCCCAATGAGGCAACGTTAAACATTACACTGTTGCCATGATGAAATCAAAATGATTTGCACATGGCAAAAGTGCAAAAAGTGCAACAATGTTCGACAAATTTAGTTAAAAAAGGCATTCAAAATGGTGACGTGGGAGATAATTGCCAAAGAGTCATGTTTTATGATTAGCAATTTAAGCTGTGACACTCAATTTTTAATGACAAAAGCGTATTGGTAATGTGACCCGCATACAAT
It encodes:
- the LOC139936231 gene encoding E-selectin-like yields the protein MLGTAMVVFVALCLASAFVEGNVECPDPGMPVGGMRQGPSVFSTGSKVYFECPDGFERVGSPVSVCQSSGEWSLPVPKCIADCDSLEAPANGDVSTKQGKYGSVAHFQCNHGYSLVGARAVTCMDGQWNHETPSCFADCEVGESPSNSQTNGSRGHGNIQYFKCLQGYQLIGPSMVTCKNGAWSEAYPSCLQDIMV